The following coding sequences lie in one Oncorhynchus nerka isolate Pitt River unplaced genomic scaffold, Oner_Uvic_2.0 unplaced_scaffold_1367, whole genome shotgun sequence genomic window:
- the LOC115126544 gene encoding aggrecan core protein-like, whose amino-acid sequence MAMLTTLLLLSAVFVLGDAKGSRGDRHKHCDSEEHIHHPKDCSDSEEHIHHPKDCSDSEEHIHHPKDCSDSEEHIHHPKDCSDSEEHIHPPKDRSDSDENIPPPKDRSDSDENIPPPKDRSDSDENIPPPKDRSDSDENIPPPKDRSDSEENIPPRKEWHHRVCPNDWPRYKTHCYHYVPFMTTWPDAERKCLRLGGNLASVHSLPQYRFLQSVIRKSTRKVQRTWIGANDAIKEGLWLWSDGSRFNYQNWGPGQPSNYNHGVIKDNTNGREHCMEMNYGASRGQNDAPCWFTFPFLCSRKL is encoded by the exons ATGGCGATGTTGACCACTCTTCTGCTTCTCAGCGCTGTTTTTGTTCTGGGAGATGCAAAGGGTAGCAGAG GGGATCGGCATAAACACTGTGACTCAGAGGAACACATTCATCATCCGAAAGATTGTTCTGATTCAGAGGAACACATTCATCATCCGAAAGATTGTTCTGATTCAGAGGAACACATTCATCATCCGAAAGATTGTTCTGATTCAGAGGAACACATTCATCATCCGAAAGATTGTTCTGATTCAGAGGAACACATTCATCCTCCGAAAGATCGGTCTGATTCAGACGAAAACATTCCTCCTCCGAAAGATCGGTCTGATTCAGACGAAAACATTCCTCCTCCGAAAGATCGGTCTGATTCAGACGAAAACATTCCTCCTCCGAAAGATCGGTCTGATTCAGACGAAAACATTCCTCCTCCGAAAGATCGGTCTGACTCAGAAGAAAACATTCCTCCCCGGAAAG AGTGGCATCACAGAGTCTGCCCAAACGACTGGCCCAGATATAAGACACACTGCTATCACTACGTCCCCTTCATGACCACATGGCCAGATGCAGAG aggaAATGTTTGCGCTTGGGAGGTAACCTGGCATCAGTGCACAGCCTTCCCCAGTATCGTTTCCTTCAGTCTGTCATCAGGAAGAGTACCAGGAAAGTCCAGCGCACCTGGATAGGAGCCAACGACGCCATCAAG GAGGGTCTCTGGCTCTGGAGCGACGGGTCCAGGTTTAACTACCAGAACTGGGGCCCGGGTCAACCCTCTAACTATAACCATGGTGTTATTAAGGACAACACGAACGGCCGGGAGCATTGCATGGAGATGAACTATGGAG CTTCTCGTGGCCAGAACGATGCCCCTTGCTGGTTTACATTTCCCTTCCTGTGTTCCAGAAAGTTGTGA